The following proteins are encoded in a genomic region of Drosophila willistoni isolate 14030-0811.24 chromosome 3R, UCI_dwil_1.1, whole genome shotgun sequence:
- the LOC6647107 gene encoding globin CTT-VI, producing the protein MNSDEVQLIKKTWEIPVATPTDSGAAILMQLFTRYPSNLEKFPFRDVPLEELSGNSRFRAHAGRIIRVFDESIQVLGQDGDLQKLDEIWTKVATTHIPRQISKESYNQLKGIILEILTAACSLNESQAAVWAKLLDHIYDIIFKAIDDDGNAK; encoded by the exons ATGAACAGCGATGAAGTGCAATTGATTAAAAAGACCTGGGAAATACCCGTGGCAACTCCAACAGACTCCGGAGCTGCTATATTAATGCAATTATTTACACGCTATCCATCCAATTTGGAAAAATTCCCGTTTCGTGATGTCCCGTTAGAAGAATTGAGT GGTAATTCACGTTTTCGTGCCCATGCTGGACGCATTATTCGCGTATTCGATGAGTCTATACAAGTGCTGGGACAGGATGGAGATTTGCAGAAATTGGATGAGATCTGGACCAAAGTGGCCACAACTCACATACCACGTCAAATCTCTAAAGAGTCATATAAT CAACTCAAAGGAattattttggaaattttaaCTGCAGCTTGTAGTTTGAATGAGAGTCAAGCCGCAGTGTGGGCCAAATTGTTGGATCATATCTACGATATCATTTTTAAGGCAATTGATGATGACGGCAACGCCAAGTAA
- the LOC6647106 gene encoding endoribonuclease CG2145 — MQATNNINNTSNIDSEKCQKLKRFVIIALLITIGILSWHFYEYFQSKPLPQPPDDVLSLSKSLYAEESASSPYIYKLNLQGRTTSGAHDDKAPKSLFELHQDLLSRDANSTTALLLRLFNNYELDVAVAEHVTPEHKEEQHEFLRAIMQTRIMKLAMRYLMHKGIVSSDYDEQFKLLQDLWFTPYSRGGGIVGSSSFEHVFMAEIRNQNVLGLHNWLYFAEQEQQGRIDYKGWLKHLEMGKPNQMVLNERHTFYGITKPSNSFLVGTSPELGMSLYTVCFLTTEKQEPCPIQLGHARLSIVSHVWEWKGKRLIASAYPDITP, encoded by the exons ATGCAGGCGACTAATAATATAAACAATACCAGCAACATAGACAGCGAGAAAtgtcaaaaactaaaaagattTGTAATTATTGCCCTGCTCATCACAATCGGCATCTTAAGTTGGCACTTCTATG AGTATTTCCAGAGCAAACCATTACCTCAACCACCAGATGATGTCTTGAGTTTATCTAAATCTCTGTATGCAGAAGAATCTGCGTCAAGCccttatatatacaaattgaaTCTTCAGGGTAGGACCACTTCGGGAGCACATGATGATAAAGCTCCAAAGAG TCTGTTTGAACTTCATCAGGATCTGCTATCCAGAGATGCGAATTCCACAACAGCTCTACTCTTGCGATTATTTAATAACTATGAGTTAGATGTGGCAGTAGCGGAACACGTAACACCAGAGCATAAGGAAGAGCAACATGAGTTCCTTAGAGCCATAATGCAAACTAGAATTATGAAGCTGGCCATGAGATATCTAATGCATAAGG GTATTGTCAGCAGCGATTATGATGAACAGTTTAAACTATTGCAAGACCTCTGGTTTACACCCTATTCCCGAGGTGGCGGCATTGTAGGCAGTTCCAGTTTTGAGCATGTCTTCATGGCGGAAATTCGGAATCAAAATGTTTTGGGTCTGCACAATTGGTTGTATTTTGCCGAGCAAGAGCAGCAAGGGCGTATTGACTACAAGGGTTGGCTAAAGCATTTGGAAATGGGCAAG CCCAATCAAATGGTTTTGAACGAGCGTCACACATTTTATGGTATTACAAAGCCCAGCAATAGTTTCCTGGTTGGAACTTCACCTGAACTTGGTATGAGTCTTTATACTGTTTGCTTCCTTACAACCGAAAAGCAGGAGCCTTGTCCGATTCAGTTAGGTCACGCCAGGCTCTCGATTGTATCCCACGTTTGGGAATGGAAGGGAAAACGTTTAATAGCATCAGCCTATCCAGATATTACTCCTTGA